The following DNA comes from Verrucomicrobiota bacterium.
ATCGGATGCGGCACCACCGGCGGGGCGCCGTCGAAAGCCCGCCGGCTGGCGCGTTCGGCCAGGGCCTGCGCGCGTCCGGCCTCGGTGACGTTCGTGAGCGTGGACGGATCGATGGCCGGCTGGACGAGCTGGGCGAGATGGTTGCGCCACGCGGCGTTGGGCCCTTCCTCCAGCCAGTCCTGTTTCGCGTAAGCCACAGCGACCGGCACCGAACTCGTTTCAAGAGCTGCGCGTCGTTGCGGATCCGGCGTCGCGAGCGACACGGGACGGGTCATGCTGATCTGCGACCCGGTCTGCCTCAGCCCCATGAAGTAGCCGCTCACCGAGACGGTGAGCAGGATGGCGCCGATGAGCCATCCGGCCTTCTGCCGGAACTGAGGGCTGGACGGATTCACAGGCGGGTCTCCACTGGCTGCGCGCGCGCGGTCCGGCCGGCGTCCACTTTGCCGACCGTCGCCGCGCACTTCTTGTAATCCGGTTCCTTCGAGATGGGATCGACCTCGCCCAGGGTGATGTCATTGCACAGCAGGCGTTGATCGAAAAACGGGATGAAGAGCGACCCCCGCGGCACCCGGGCCCGGCCGTTGATCCAGACCGGCAGCTTCAATTCACCTCGGCGCGTTTTCACGGCGATGGTCTCACCGTTGGCGATGCTGCGCTCGGCGGCGTCATCGGGATGCATCTCAACGTAGGCGTGCGGCATCGCGCCGTGCAGCTGCGGGATGCGCATGGTCATGGTGCCCGTGTGCCAGTGCTCCAGCACGCGGCCGGTGCAGAGCCAGAAGGGATACTCGGCATCCGGCTCCTCGGCGGCCTTCACATAGGGCGCGAACCAGATGAGGGCCTTGTTGTCCTTTGTGACTGAATGATAGAACTCAATCTCTGCGCCCTTCTTCACGTAGGTGTCGTCGAACTCGGAGAAGCGGAACTTCGTCTCGCGCCAAGCGCCGTTGGGCTGCTGCACCACAGGCCAGCGCAGGCCGCGCGCCTTCACGTATTCCTCGTAGGGCGCAAGGTCCTTGTGCTTGTAGCGGGTGAACGGGCGGTATTCCTCGAATAGCGCCTTGTCCACGTTCACGTCGTAGTAGTGCTTCCAGTCCCAGACCGGCACTTCGGCGCCGGCGCCGTTCTTGAAAGTGAAAATGAATTTGCCGTCCTTGTCCTTCATGCCGGAATGGCCCAGCTCGAAGAGCTTCCGCGCGACGGCAATCGTCTGCCAGCAATCATCGCGCGCTTCCCCAGGCGGATTCACCATCTTGAACCATTGCTGGGTGCGGCGTTCCGAGTTCCCGTACATGCCGTTCTTCTCAACCCACATGGCCGACGGCAGGACGAGATCCGCCAATTCGGTCGTGGCGGTCGGATACACGTCGGAGACGATGAGGAACTTGTCCGCGAGATTCTTCTTCGCCTTGAACAGCTTGTGCAGGTTGGGCAACGACTGTCCCGGGTTGGTCACCTGCGACCAGAGCGTGGTCACGTCGCCACCCTGGTCGGTGGGCGTGCAGAATTTCTCAAACATCAGCACCGTGTGATGACCCGGCTTGGCGCTGATGCGGCCGGCCGGCACGTTCCAGAGCTTTTCGGAGTCGGCGCGATGCTCGGCGTTGGCGACGAGGCGTCCGCCGGGCAGGAGATGGCAGAGGGTGCCGCATTCACGCACGGTCCCGCAGGCGCTGGGCTGGCCTGTGAGCGATGTGGGCGCGTCGCCGGGCCTTCCGAAGTGCCCGCTCAGGAGATGCACCGCATGGCAGAGACGGTTGACGTCCGTGCCGCGGGTGTGCTGGTTGAAGCCCATGCACCAGGTGCTGGTGATCCGAATATCCTTTCGCGCGAACAGATCACCGAGCATCCGGATCTTCGCCGCCGGCACGCCGGAAATCCTTTCCACGTGCTCGGGGGTGTACGGTTCAAGCGCGGCCTTGTATTCCTCGAACGTCATCGCATCGCCGTTCAAAGGTGCCGCAGGCGTGGCGGTCGGATTCTCCGGCGCCTGGCGGAAGTTGCAGAAGCGTTCGACGAACTTTGCATCGTAGGTGCCGTTCTTGAGCAGCAAGTGCGCGACCCCGTTGAGAATCGCAAGATCGCTCTGCGGCTTGAACTCCAGGTAGTGATCCGAGAACTCCGTGGTGCGCGTGCGGCGCGTGCCGAGATCGATGAGCGTCACCTTCTCGCCGCGGGACCGGCGGTCGATGACGCGGCTGAAGAGCACCGGATGCATCTCCGCCATGTTGTTGCCCCACATGATGAGCACGTCGCACCTGTCGAGGTCGTCGTAACAGCCGGCCGGCTCATCCACGCCGTAAGTCGAGAGGTAGCCCGTGACGGCGCTGGACATGCAGAGGCGGGGATTGCCGTCGATCATGTTGCTGCCCAGGCCGGCCTTCATGAATTTGTTCCCTGCACAGCCCTCGCCAATGGTCCATTGCCCGCTCCCGTAGAGGGCGAACCTCGCCGGCGAGGCTATGATTCGCCGGGCGATGGTCTCGATGGCTTCGTCCCACGAGATCGGTTCAAGCTTGCCGTTCTTGCGCAGGAGCGGCTGGGTGAGCCGGTCCTTGCCGTAGAGCGCGAGGCCGACGTGATAACCCTTCACGCAGAGCAGACCCTTGTTCACCTCAGCGAGTTGATCGCCCTGAATGGCCACGACTTTGCCTTCCTTCACGCCGACCTGGACATGGCATCCGGTGCCGCAGAAGCGACACGGCGCCTT
Coding sequences within:
- a CDS encoding nitrate reductase encodes the protein MQRREFLKLSALATASAVAASRAGAATPNVSAAAAGADGIQWDKAPCRFCGTGCHVQVGVKEGKVVAIQGDQLAEVNKGLLCVKGYHVGLALYGKDRLTQPLLRKNGKLEPISWDEAIETIARRIIASPARFALYGSGQWTIGEGCAGNKFMKAGLGSNMIDGNPRLCMSSAVTGYLSTYGVDEPAGCYDDLDRCDVLIMWGNNMAEMHPVLFSRVIDRRSRGEKVTLIDLGTRRTRTTEFSDHYLEFKPQSDLAILNGVAHLLLKNGTYDAKFVERFCNFRQAPENPTATPAAPLNGDAMTFEEYKAALEPYTPEHVERISGVPAAKIRMLGDLFARKDIRITSTWCMGFNQHTRGTDVNRLCHAVHLLSGHFGRPGDAPTSLTGQPSACGTVRECGTLCHLLPGGRLVANAEHRADSEKLWNVPAGRISAKPGHHTVLMFEKFCTPTDQGGDVTTLWSQVTNPGQSLPNLHKLFKAKKNLADKFLIVSDVYPTATTELADLVLPSAMWVEKNGMYGNSERRTQQWFKMVNPPGEARDDCWQTIAVARKLFELGHSGMKDKDGKFIFTFKNGAGAEVPVWDWKHYYDVNVDKALFEEYRPFTRYKHKDLAPYEEYVKARGLRWPVVQQPNGAWRETKFRFSEFDDTYVKKGAEIEFYHSVTKDNKALIWFAPYVKAAEEPDAEYPFWLCTGRVLEHWHTGTMTMRIPQLHGAMPHAYVEMHPDDAAERSIANGETIAVKTRRGELKLPVWINGRARVPRGSLFIPFFDQRLLCNDITLGEVDPISKEPDYKKCAATVGKVDAGRTARAQPVETRL